A segment of the Aureliella helgolandensis genome:
CAAGTCGTCGTAAAGTGGTTCGCGAGGATGTCCAGCCACAGTCGCCACTCGAAACCTATTTGCGAGAAATCAACGAGACTCCGTTGTTATCCGCTGCAGAAGAGCGAGATTTGGCACGACGTATTGGCAGCGGTGACGTCCGAGCACGCGACCATATGGTCCGGGCTAATTTGCGGTTGGTGGTCAACATCGCCAGGGGATATGTGGGAAAGGGACTCGGTCTTCAGGATTTAATTGAAGAGGGCAACTTGGGGTTGTTGCGGGCCGTAGAAGGGTTCGACCCGGAAGTGGGAACGCGTTTCAGTACTTATGCTAGTTACTGGATCAAGCAGTCGATCAAGCGTGCCTTGATCAACTCGGCCAAAACCATACGCATCCCGGCTTACATGGTTGAACTGCTAAGCAAATGGAGACGGGCTTCGGCCCGACTCTCCGAAGAATTAGGCCGCTCGCCAACTCAAGAAGAGGTTGGTCGCATCCTAGGCCTGCCACGCAAGAAGTTGCCCATCATCAAAAAAGCGATTCAGATCTATAACAGCACACCTCAGAGTGATCAGTCTGAATCCGGCTGGTCACTCGGCGAGATGGTGCAGGACGAACGCTTGAAAGCTCCCGACGAAGAACTGCTGGACCACGATGTTCTGAGCACGGTACTAGATCTGCTCGAAACGCTTGATACTCGCGAAGCGACGGTATTACGTATGCGTTTCGGGCTGGCGGATACCGAATCCCATACCCTCAAAGAAATTGGACTGGAACTGGGGCTGACTCGCGAACGAGTCCGTCAGATTGAAACGGAAGCCCTGGCAAAACTCGCAGATGGTTTGCGAGATCCCAAAGAGCGGGCTGGCTTGGTCTAGCGACTTGCTAACCCATGAAGTGTTGATGGCAATTTACAGGGAAGATGCAGACAGTGGGCTGTCTGCCGAACGTACAACTCACCACTCCCATCCGTGAAGACGCCCAGCGATCAAGAAGATCAGCCGCGTCACTGGCAAGTGGTGCCTATCGTGCAGTCGAGAGAGTTTTACCCCACCGAGACTCTCTCGACTGCGGACTTCCATCTTTGGTCCAATTCGTGGCTGTCGCGGTTCTACTCCTGGACGCGACTCGTCGGCGTTCGCTCTAGATAGCGTTGCCACAAGCTCAGGTACAGCTCCTCGTGCCGAGCAATCATCTGATGGAGCGAGAAGTGTTCTTCGACTCTCGCGACAGCTGCCGCCCCCATCTTAGCGCGACCTGTGTCGTCTCTCAGCATCGCGTTGGTCCAACGGCACAGTGTATTCACGTCTCCCAATTGATAGAGCAGGCCCGTTTGCCCCGACTCCACCAAATCGCGAGTTCCGGGAATGTCGGTGGCGGCAACAGGAATTCCAAGTGCCATGGCTTCCAAAATCGTGTTGCTCTGTCCCTCGTAGAGACTTCCGTTCCATAGCAGATCACAACTGGCCAGTAGTTGGGTGGCATCGCTGCGGTGACCTAGGAACCGAACTCCAGATTCCGCGCCGACATGGTCGCGATACT
Coding sequences within it:
- a CDS encoding sigma-70 family RNA polymerase sigma factor, whose translation is MSDYTDSVDELTEARDALRASRRKVVREDVQPQSPLETYLREINETPLLSAAEERDLARRIGSGDVRARDHMVRANLRLVVNIARGYVGKGLGLQDLIEEGNLGLLRAVEGFDPEVGTRFSTYASYWIKQSIKRALINSAKTIRIPAYMVELLSKWRRASARLSEELGRSPTQEEVGRILGLPRKKLPIIKKAIQIYNSTPQSDQSESGWSLGEMVQDERLKAPDEELLDHDVLSTVLDLLETLDTREATVLRMRFGLADTESHTLKEIGLELGLTRERVRQIETEALAKLADGLRDPKERAGLV